A genomic stretch from Spongiibacter nanhainus includes:
- the dnaJ gene encoding molecular chaperone DnaJ yields the protein MAKRDYYEILGVEKGADEKDIKKAYRRIAMKNHPDRNPDDPKAEDIFKEATEAYEVLADKEKRAAYDRFGHEGVNAGAGGFGGGGGGFSDIFGDVFGDIFGGGGRQRGPAPGSDLQYTLEIDLEQAVRGTTAKIRIPTLVECNTCEGSGAKKGSTPLTCGTCNGVGQVRMQQGFFAVQQTCPNCRGKGQIISDPCKSCHGRGRVEETKTLSVKVPPGVDTGDRIRLSGEGEASPNGGPAGDLYVQLAVRPHPIFKRDGKHLHCEVPIGFTEAALGGELDVPTLDGRVKLKIPAETQTGKAFRLRGKGITPVRGGSTGDLICKVVVETPVSLNKRQKELLEEFQSTLAGDDKQSPRKKTWFDGVKSFFDEMKL from the coding sequence ATGGCGAAACGCGATTACTACGAAATTTTGGGTGTCGAGAAAGGCGCTGACGAGAAGGACATTAAAAAGGCCTACCGTCGCATCGCCATGAAAAATCACCCGGACCGCAATCCGGATGACCCCAAGGCAGAAGATATCTTCAAAGAGGCCACCGAAGCCTACGAGGTGCTGGCCGACAAAGAAAAACGCGCGGCCTACGACCGCTTTGGCCACGAGGGCGTTAACGCCGGTGCCGGCGGCTTTGGCGGCGGCGGTGGCGGCTTCAGCGATATTTTTGGCGATGTCTTTGGCGACATCTTTGGCGGCGGTGGCCGGCAGCGCGGTCCGGCTCCGGGTTCAGACCTGCAGTACACCCTGGAAATCGACCTGGAGCAGGCGGTGCGGGGCACTACCGCCAAGATTCGTATTCCCACCCTGGTGGAGTGCAACACCTGTGAGGGCAGTGGTGCCAAGAAAGGCAGCACACCCCTGACCTGTGGCACCTGTAATGGTGTTGGCCAGGTACGGATGCAGCAGGGCTTTTTTGCTGTGCAGCAGACCTGTCCCAATTGCCGGGGCAAGGGACAGATTATCTCCGACCCCTGTAAGAGCTGCCACGGTCGCGGCCGGGTGGAAGAGACCAAAACCCTGTCGGTGAAGGTGCCACCGGGTGTCGACACCGGCGATCGTATCCGTCTTAGCGGCGAAGGCGAAGCCAGCCCCAATGGCGGCCCCGCCGGCGATCTCTATGTGCAGTTGGCAGTGCGCCCCCATCCGATCTTTAAGCGCGATGGCAAGCACCTGCACTGCGAAGTGCCCATCGGCTTTACCGAGGCGGCACTGGGCGGCGAGTTGGATGTGCCCACTCTGGACGGCCGGGTCAAATTGAAGATTCCCGCCGAAACCCAGACCGGTAAGGCCTTCCGCCTGCGCGGCAAGGGCATTACCCCGGTGCGGGGCGGCAGTACCGGCGACCTGATCTGCAAAGTAGTGGTGGAAACGCCGGTATCGCTTAACAAGCGCCAGAAAGAATTGCTGGAAGAGTTCCAGTCCACCCTGGCTGGCGACGACAAGCAATCACCCCGTAAGAAAACCTGGTTCGATGGGGTGAAGTCCTTCTTTGATGAGATGAAATTGTAA
- the carA gene encoding glutamine-hydrolyzing carbamoyl-phosphate synthase small subunit, which produces MTVPAILALEDGSIFRGIAIGAEGSSVGEVVFNTAMTGYQEILTDPSYARQIVTLTYPHIGNTGTNSEDEEAAEIWSAGLVIRDLPLLASSFRNEQSLSDYLKARGVIGIADIDTRRLTRILRDKGAQNGCLMAGDIDEAKALELARDFAGLKGMDLAKEVTTQQAYRWSEGSWELGQGHRQNDPASLPHKVVAYDFGVKRNILRMLADRGCDLTVVPAQTPASEVLAMNPDGVFLSNGPGDPEPCDYAIAAIKEIVDSGVPVFGICLGHQLLSLASGAQSMKMKFGHHGANHPVQDLTTKVVHITSQNHGFAVDEATLPETLTVTHKSLFDGSLQGVHRSDRPAFGFQGHPEASPGPHDIAPLFDHFIELIDARKGAA; this is translated from the coding sequence TTGACCGTTCCAGCCATCCTTGCCCTTGAAGACGGCAGCATTTTTAGGGGTATTGCCATTGGTGCTGAGGGCAGCTCGGTGGGCGAGGTGGTTTTCAACACCGCCATGACCGGCTATCAGGAGATCCTCACCGATCCCTCTTACGCCCGTCAGATCGTCACGCTGACCTATCCCCATATCGGCAACACCGGCACCAATAGCGAGGACGAAGAGGCGGCAGAGATCTGGTCCGCCGGCCTGGTGATTCGCGATCTGCCTCTATTAGCCAGCAGCTTCCGCAATGAGCAAAGTCTGTCCGACTACCTCAAGGCTCGGGGCGTGATTGGCATTGCCGATATCGATACCCGCCGCCTGACCCGTATCCTGCGGGACAAAGGAGCCCAAAACGGCTGCCTGATGGCCGGGGACATCGACGAGGCCAAAGCCCTCGAGCTGGCCCGGGACTTTGCCGGTCTGAAGGGAATGGATTTGGCGAAAGAAGTCACGACCCAGCAAGCCTATCGCTGGAGCGAGGGAAGCTGGGAGTTGGGGCAAGGCCACCGCCAGAACGACCCGGCGTCACTGCCCCACAAAGTGGTGGCCTACGACTTTGGCGTTAAGCGCAATATTCTGCGCATGTTGGCGGACCGCGGCTGTGACCTGACCGTGGTGCCAGCGCAAACCCCGGCCAGCGAAGTGTTGGCGATGAACCCCGACGGCGTTTTCCTCTCCAATGGCCCCGGTGATCCGGAGCCCTGTGACTATGCGATTGCGGCGATCAAAGAGATTGTCGACAGCGGTGTACCGGTATTCGGTATTTGCCTGGGGCATCAGCTGTTGTCGCTGGCCTCCGGCGCCCAATCCATGAAGATGAAATTCGGCCACCACGGTGCCAACCACCCGGTGCAGGATTTGACCACCAAGGTGGTGCATATCACCAGCCAAAACCACGGCTTTGCGGTGGACGAGGCGACGCTGCCAGAGACGCTGACGGTGACCCACAAGTCGCTGTTCGACGGTTCCCTGCAGGGCGTACATCGCAGCGATCGCCCGGCTTTTGGTTTTCAGGGGCACCCGGAGGCCAGCCCCGGCCCCCATGATATTGCCCCGCTGTTCGATCACTTTATAGAGCTGATCGACGCCCGCAAAGGCGCGGCGTAG
- a CDS encoding acyl-CoA thioesterase gives MARVSIDLPENFDFVSETPLLVSHINAGNHLGNDSVITLLNEARARFLVSRQVSESVPAPGLTIVNADLAVNYLSEAFYGESIGMEVSATSFHRCGFDLVYRLSEVESGRVVAIAKTAHLVIDPLAKRAADMPEAVRVALQGA, from the coding sequence TTGGCCCGCGTTAGCATCGATCTGCCTGAAAATTTCGATTTTGTTTCTGAGACGCCGTTGCTGGTCAGTCACATTAATGCCGGCAACCATTTGGGTAACGACTCGGTGATCACCCTGCTTAACGAGGCCCGGGCCCGGTTTCTGGTGTCGCGTCAGGTGTCCGAGTCAGTGCCGGCACCGGGGCTGACCATCGTCAACGCCGACCTGGCGGTCAACTACCTCAGCGAGGCGTTCTACGGCGAGTCCATTGGTATGGAGGTGAGCGCCACCTCCTTTCACCGCTGCGGCTTTGATCTGGTCTACCGACTCAGTGAGGTGGAGAGCGGCCGCGTTGTCGCGATTGCCAAGACGGCTCACTTGGTTATTGATCCCCTGGCCAAGCGGGCTGCCGACATGCCGGAGGCTGTCCGGGTCGCCCTTCAGGGGGCGTGA
- a CDS encoding YhjD/YihY/BrkB family envelope integrity protein: MDKTLNKFVAQHLWSEAVLDYPWWRRYLIIAARYLYVVLDDLAKGELTLRAMSLVYTSLLSLVPLMAVSFSVLKAFGMHNKQLEPVLLQFLAPMGEKGVEITSQVIGFIDNVKISVLGSFGIALLFYTAISLIQKIESTFNYIWRLDQHRSIGRRFADYGSVMLIGPLLVFTAIGLSARVLSGGLADEMTTMVPFLAHLRELAAKLTPYLMIVAAFTFFYMFIPNTQVKLRAGMVAGLVSGVLFQSLGWGFGSVVVSATDSGPYVIYSGFAILILFMMWMYISWLILLVGSSIAFYVQHPEYVVPARRSGDLSISQQEDLALQIMALMAQRYYEGKRPMTSTEYVARLRVQIQGVTRVLRALRLAGLVVEDASEPPRYLPNAPLENVNLKQVLDAVRSEGASAALVRRRPRPGVSGVKEIRENIDRAIASALEGTSVRDLALGKDEERPNSAASQ; encoded by the coding sequence ATGGATAAAACACTTAATAAATTTGTTGCCCAACACCTGTGGTCCGAAGCGGTACTGGACTACCCCTGGTGGCGGCGCTACCTGATTATTGCGGCGCGCTACCTCTACGTGGTGCTGGATGACTTGGCCAAGGGCGAGCTGACCCTGCGGGCCATGAGCCTGGTGTATACCTCGTTGTTGTCGCTGGTGCCACTGATGGCGGTGAGCTTTTCGGTGCTCAAGGCCTTTGGTATGCACAACAAGCAGTTGGAGCCGGTGCTGCTGCAGTTTTTGGCGCCGATGGGCGAGAAAGGTGTGGAGATCACCAGTCAGGTCATCGGTTTTATCGACAACGTTAAAATCAGCGTGCTGGGGAGCTTCGGTATCGCGCTGCTGTTTTACACCGCAATTTCCCTGATTCAGAAAATCGAATCCACCTTTAACTATATTTGGCGGCTGGATCAGCATCGCAGCATCGGCCGGCGCTTTGCTGATTATGGCAGCGTTATGCTGATTGGTCCGCTGCTGGTGTTCACCGCCATTGGTCTGTCGGCTCGGGTCCTCAGTGGCGGTCTGGCTGATGAGATGACCACTATGGTGCCTTTCTTGGCGCATCTGCGGGAGTTGGCCGCCAAACTGACCCCCTATCTAATGATCGTCGCGGCCTTCACCTTTTTCTATATGTTTATCCCCAACACCCAGGTCAAGCTGCGGGCCGGTATGGTGGCAGGGCTGGTTTCCGGGGTGCTGTTTCAGAGCTTGGGCTGGGGCTTTGGCAGCGTGGTGGTGTCGGCCACCGACAGCGGGCCCTATGTCATCTACTCGGGCTTTGCCATTCTCATTCTATTTATGATGTGGATGTATATCAGCTGGCTGATTCTGCTGGTGGGCTCCAGTATTGCTTTTTATGTGCAGCACCCGGAGTATGTCGTCCCCGCCCGGCGCAGCGGTGATCTCAGCATCTCCCAGCAGGAGGATTTGGCGCTGCAAATTATGGCTTTGATGGCCCAGCGCTATTACGAGGGCAAGCGGCCCATGACCTCCACCGAGTATGTGGCGCGTTTGCGGGTGCAGATTCAGGGCGTGACACGGGTTTTGCGGGCGCTGAGGCTGGCTGGTCTGGTGGTTGAGGATGCCAGTGAGCCGCCGCGCTATCTGCCCAATGCACCGCTGGAGAACGTCAATCTCAAGCAGGTGTTGGACGCGGTGCGCAGCGAGGGCGCATCGGCAGCGCTGGTGCGCCGCCGACCGCGACCCGGTGTGAGTGGTGTGAAGGAGATTCGCGAAAATATCGATCGCGCCATCGCGTCGGCGCTGGAGGGCACCAGCGTGCGGGACCTGGCCTTGGGCAAGGATGAGGAGCGGCCGAACAGCGCCGCAAGCCAGTAA
- the dapB gene encoding 4-hydroxy-tetrahydrodipicolinate reductase — protein MTVRVAVTGAAGRMGKTLIEALSLAEGCELTAAIERPESSLIGVDAGELAGLGSNGVKVVGNIREVVGDFDVLIDFTAPVATLDNAAVCGEAGKGMVIGTTGFDDGQKQQLSDAIAPIAVCQASNFSTGVNLCFKLLDMAARVMGDDVDIEVYEAHHRHKVDAPSGTALSMGQVVADALGRDLGKVAVYGREGQTGARDRETIGFATVRAGDIVGDHTVMFCAEGERVEITHKASSRMSFARGAVRAAQWLSQQSAGRYDMQDVLGLKADEV, from the coding sequence ATGACAGTGCGAGTTGCAGTAACCGGCGCCGCCGGGCGGATGGGCAAAACCTTGATCGAGGCGCTTAGCCTTGCCGAGGGCTGTGAGCTGACCGCCGCGATTGAGCGTCCCGAAAGTTCGTTGATTGGCGTCGATGCCGGTGAGCTGGCGGGCCTGGGCAGCAATGGCGTGAAGGTGGTGGGCAATATTCGCGAGGTGGTGGGTGACTTTGATGTGCTCATTGATTTCACCGCGCCAGTGGCGACCCTGGATAACGCCGCGGTGTGTGGCGAAGCCGGTAAGGGCATGGTGATCGGAACCACCGGTTTTGACGACGGGCAAAAACAGCAGCTCAGTGACGCGATAGCGCCTATTGCTGTTTGTCAGGCCTCCAACTTTAGCACCGGGGTGAACTTGTGTTTTAAATTGCTGGATATGGCGGCCCGGGTGATGGGGGACGATGTCGATATTGAGGTCTACGAGGCCCATCACCGCCATAAGGTGGATGCCCCATCTGGCACCGCTCTGAGTATGGGGCAAGTCGTGGCCGATGCCCTGGGTCGTGATCTGGGTAAGGTGGCGGTCTACGGTCGCGAAGGCCAAACCGGCGCCCGGGATAGAGAAACTATTGGCTTTGCCACGGTGCGCGCTGGCGACATTGTCGGCGATCACACGGTGATGTTCTGCGCTGAAGGTGAGCGGGTGGAAATTACCCATAAGGCCAGTTCTCGGATGTCCTTTGCCCGGGGTGCGGTGCGGGCGGCCCAGTGGCTGAGCCAACAGTCCGCCGGCCGCTATGATATGCAGGATGTGTTGGGCCTGAAGGCTGACGAGGTCTAG
- the carB gene encoding carbamoyl-phosphate synthase large subunit, giving the protein MPKRTDIQSILILGAGPIVIGQACEFDYSGAQACKALREEGFRVILVNSNPATIMTDPAMADATYIEPVAWETVAKIIEKERPDALLPTMGGQTALNCALDLDREGVLAKYGVEMIGANKEAIDKAEDRHLFDQAMKRIGLETPRAAIAHSMEEALQVLDSIGFPAIIRPSFTMGGSGGGIAYNKEEFVEICTRGLDLSPTNELLIDESLIGWKEFEMEVVRDKNDNCIIICAIENFDPMGVHTGDSITVAPAQTLTDKEYQIMRDASCAVLREIGVETGGSNVQFGMNPDDGRLVVIEMNPRVSRSSALASKATGFPIAKVAAKLAVGYTLDELQNDITGGATPASFEPSIDYVVTKVPRFTFEKFGEAQTKLHTQMKSVGEVMAIGRTFQESMQKALRGLEVGSAGFEHKIDTDRSDARDVLIGELTNPGPERIWYVADAFRAGMSVDDVFEHSKIDRWFLVQIEDIIKSENSLKTLALSEIDRDMMWRLKRKGFSDQRLAVLLAVSERQLRRRRHELGVRPVYKRVDTCAAEFATSTAYMYSTYEEECEAQPSDKQKILVIGGGPNRIGQGIEFDYCCVHAALAMREDGYETIMVNCNPETVSTDYDISDRLYFEPVTLEDVFEIVDKEKPKGVIVQFGGQTPLKLARDLEAAGVPIIGTSPEAIDRAEDRERFQQMIERLDLKQPPNTTVRSEEAALAAAARIGYPLVVRPSYVLGGRAMEIVYKEEELERYMREAVKVSNESPVLLDHFLSAAVEVDLDAVSDGKNVVIGAIMQHIEQAGVHSGDSACSLPPYSLDADVQDRMREMVRRMALELGVVGLMNVQLAVQDGEIYVIEVNPRASRTVPFVSKCIGTSLAKVAARCMAGTSLAEQNFTEERIPKFFSVKEAVFPFNKFPGVDPILGPEMKSTGEVMGLGESFAEAFSKAARGAGEVFPTSGKAFLSVRDPDKAGAVDVARQLTALGFELCATRGTHKVLTEAGLKCQRVNKVLEGRPHIVDMVKNGEIDLIVNTTEGKQAIADSSLIRRSALASKVSYTTTLAGAEAICQALTFGEEKTVRRLQDVHEDLVQ; this is encoded by the coding sequence ATGCCAAAAAGAACCGACATCCAATCCATTCTTATCCTCGGCGCCGGCCCCATTGTGATCGGTCAGGCCTGTGAGTTTGACTACTCTGGCGCCCAGGCCTGTAAGGCGCTGCGCGAGGAGGGCTTCCGGGTCATCCTGGTCAACTCCAACCCCGCCACCATCATGACCGATCCGGCGATGGCGGATGCCACCTATATCGAGCCGGTGGCATGGGAGACCGTGGCCAAGATCATTGAGAAAGAGCGCCCCGATGCACTGCTGCCCACCATGGGCGGGCAGACCGCACTGAACTGCGCGCTGGATCTGGATCGGGAAGGGGTGTTGGCCAAATACGGCGTGGAGATGATCGGCGCCAACAAAGAGGCCATCGATAAAGCCGAAGACCGCCATCTGTTCGACCAGGCCATGAAACGCATCGGCTTGGAAACACCCCGCGCTGCCATTGCCCACAGCATGGAAGAGGCGCTGCAGGTGCTGGACTCCATTGGCTTCCCCGCGATTATCCGCCCCTCGTTCACCATGGGCGGCTCCGGTGGCGGTATTGCCTACAACAAGGAAGAGTTTGTCGAGATCTGTACCCGGGGTCTCGACCTGTCCCCCACTAACGAACTGCTGATCGACGAAAGCCTGATCGGCTGGAAAGAGTTCGAGATGGAAGTGGTGCGGGACAAAAACGACAACTGCATCATCATTTGCGCCATTGAGAACTTTGACCCGATGGGGGTTCACACCGGCGACTCCATCACAGTTGCTCCGGCCCAGACCCTGACCGACAAGGAATACCAAATCATGCGGGACGCCTCTTGTGCAGTCCTGCGTGAGATCGGTGTAGAGACCGGTGGCTCCAATGTGCAGTTTGGTATGAACCCCGACGATGGTCGTTTGGTGGTGATCGAGATGAACCCCCGGGTATCCCGGTCATCGGCACTGGCCTCCAAGGCCACCGGTTTTCCCATTGCCAAAGTCGCCGCCAAGCTGGCGGTAGGTTATACCCTGGATGAGTTGCAAAACGACATTACTGGCGGCGCCACGCCCGCGTCGTTTGAGCCCAGCATCGACTACGTGGTCACCAAGGTGCCGCGCTTCACTTTCGAAAAGTTTGGCGAGGCCCAGACCAAGCTCCACACCCAGATGAAGTCCGTCGGTGAAGTGATGGCCATTGGCCGCACCTTCCAAGAGTCGATGCAAAAAGCGCTGCGGGGCCTGGAAGTGGGCTCGGCTGGCTTTGAGCACAAAATCGATACTGATCGCAGCGATGCCCGGGATGTGTTGATCGGTGAGTTGACCAACCCGGGCCCCGAGCGCATCTGGTATGTGGCTGACGCTTTCCGCGCCGGTATGTCTGTGGACGACGTATTTGAGCACAGCAAGATTGACCGCTGGTTCCTGGTGCAGATTGAAGACATTATTAAGTCGGAAAACTCCCTGAAAACCCTGGCCCTGTCGGAAATCGACCGGGACATGATGTGGCGCCTCAAGCGCAAAGGCTTCTCTGATCAGCGCCTGGCAGTGTTGCTGGCGGTCAGCGAGCGTCAGTTGCGCCGCCGTCGCCACGAACTGGGAGTGCGCCCGGTGTACAAGCGGGTCGATACTTGTGCGGCGGAGTTTGCGACCTCTACCGCTTACATGTACTCCACCTACGAGGAGGAGTGCGAAGCCCAGCCTTCAGATAAGCAGAAGATTCTGGTGATCGGCGGTGGCCCCAACCGGATTGGTCAGGGCATCGAGTTTGACTACTGCTGTGTGCACGCCGCCCTGGCAATGCGTGAAGACGGCTACGAGACCATCATGGTCAACTGTAACCCGGAGACCGTGTCCACCGATTACGATATCTCTGACCGCCTCTATTTTGAGCCGGTAACCCTGGAAGACGTGTTTGAAATCGTCGACAAAGAAAAGCCCAAGGGCGTCATTGTGCAGTTTGGTGGGCAGACGCCGCTGAAGCTGGCGCGAGATTTGGAGGCCGCTGGTGTACCCATTATCGGCACCAGCCCAGAGGCCATTGACCGGGCTGAGGACCGGGAGCGCTTCCAGCAGATGATTGAGCGCCTGGACCTCAAGCAGCCCCCCAATACCACCGTGCGCAGCGAAGAGGCAGCACTGGCAGCCGCAGCCCGCATTGGCTATCCGCTGGTGGTGCGGCCCTCCTATGTGTTGGGTGGCCGGGCCATGGAGATTGTCTACAAAGAGGAAGAACTGGAGCGCTATATGCGCGAAGCCGTCAAGGTCTCCAACGAGTCGCCGGTGCTGCTCGACCACTTCCTCAGCGCGGCTGTAGAGGTGGACCTCGATGCTGTGTCGGACGGCAAGAATGTGGTGATTGGCGCCATCATGCAGCACATTGAGCAGGCCGGGGTTCACTCCGGGGACTCGGCGTGTTCTCTGCCGCCCTATTCGCTGGATGCCGACGTGCAGGACCGCATGCGGGAGATGGTTCGTCGCATGGCGCTGGAGCTGGGTGTTGTGGGGCTGATGAACGTCCAGCTGGCGGTTCAGGATGGCGAGATTTACGTCATCGAGGTTAATCCCAGGGCGTCCCGCACCGTGCCTTTTGTGTCCAAATGTATCGGCACGTCCCTGGCCAAAGTGGCGGCCCGCTGTATGGCTGGCACCAGCCTCGCGGAGCAAAACTTTACCGAAGAGCGTATTCCCAAGTTCTTTTCGGTCAAGGAGGCGGTCTTCCCCTTCAATAAATTCCCCGGTGTCGACCCGATTCTCGGCCCGGAAATGAAATCCACTGGTGAGGTGATGGGCTTGGGCGAAAGCTTTGCCGAGGCCTTCTCCAAAGCCGCCCGGGGCGCGGGTGAGGTCTTCCCAACCAGCGGGAAAGCCTTCCTCAGTGTGCGTGACCCCGACAAGGCCGGTGCGGTGGATGTGGCGAGGCAGTTAACCGCGTTGGGCTTTGAGCTCTGCGCGACCCGCGGTACCCATAAGGTCTTGACCGAGGCCGGCCTGAAATGTCAGCGTGTTAACAAGGTCTTAGAGGGTCGCCCCCATATCGTTGATATGGTAAAAAACGGCGAGATCGACCTCATCGTCAACACCACCGAGGGCAAGCAGGCCATCGCGGACTCGTCCCTGATCCGCCGCAGTGCCTTGGCCAGCAAAGTCAGCTACACCACCACCCTGGCTGGCGCCGAAGCAATCTGTCAGGCCCTCACATTCGGAGAAGAAAAAACGGTACGTCGTTTGCAGGACGTGCATGAGGATTTAGTGCAATGA
- the dnaK gene encoding molecular chaperone DnaK → MGKIIGIDLGTTNSCVAVMDGDKVKVIENAEGTRTTPSIVAYTEDNEILVGQSAKRQAVTNPNNTLYAVKRLIGRRFEDDVVQKDIKMVPYGICKADNGDAWVEVKGEKMAPPQISAEVLKKMKKTAEDYLGEKITEAVITVPAYFNDSQRQATKDAGRIAGLEVKRIINEPTAAALAYGMDKSKGDRTVAVYDLGGGTFDISIIEIAEVDGEHQFEVLATNGDTFLGGEDFDLRLIDYLAEEFKKENGIDLKGDSLAMQRLKEAAEKAKIELSSSQQTEVNLPYITADSTGPKHLVVKMSRAKLESLVEELVTRSLEPMKIALDDAGLSSSEVDEVILVGGQTRMPMVQSKVAEFFGKDPRKDVNPDEAVAMGAAIQGAVLAGDVKDVLLLDVTPLTLGIETMGGVATPLIEKNTTIPTKKSQVFSTAEDNQTAVTIHVVQGERKQAAANKSLGRFDLADIPPAPRGLPQIEVTFDIDANGILHVSAKDKATGKEQSIRITASSGLNEDEIEKMVQDAEANAEADKKFEALVTARNTAEGLANATRKTLEEAGDKATDDEKSAIEAALTEVDEAIKGDDVDAIEAATQKLTEASGGLAQKMYAEQAAQAEGEGGEQPEGGASNAGDDVVDAEFEEVKDDDKK, encoded by the coding sequence ATGGGCAAAATTATCGGAATCGACCTGGGGACCACCAACTCCTGTGTTGCCGTAATGGACGGCGACAAGGTCAAAGTCATCGAGAACGCCGAAGGTACGCGGACCACCCCGTCCATTGTCGCCTACACCGAAGACAATGAAATCCTGGTGGGACAGAGCGCCAAGCGTCAGGCGGTAACCAACCCCAACAATACGCTCTACGCCGTCAAGCGACTGATCGGTCGCCGGTTTGAAGACGACGTGGTGCAAAAAGACATCAAAATGGTGCCCTACGGCATCTGCAAGGCTGACAACGGCGATGCCTGGGTCGAGGTCAAGGGCGAAAAAATGGCGCCCCCGCAGATCTCTGCCGAAGTGCTGAAGAAAATGAAGAAAACCGCCGAAGACTACCTGGGTGAGAAAATCACCGAGGCGGTCATCACCGTGCCGGCGTACTTTAACGATTCTCAGCGTCAGGCCACCAAAGACGCCGGTCGTATTGCCGGCCTGGAAGTAAAGCGGATTATCAACGAGCCCACGGCGGCGGCCCTGGCCTACGGCATGGACAAGTCCAAGGGCGATCGCACCGTTGCCGTGTACGACCTGGGTGGCGGTACCTTCGATATCTCCATCATCGAGATTGCCGAAGTGGACGGCGAGCACCAGTTTGAAGTGTTGGCCACTAACGGTGACACCTTCCTCGGTGGTGAGGACTTTGACCTGCGCCTGATCGACTACCTGGCGGAAGAGTTCAAGAAAGAGAACGGCATCGACCTCAAGGGCGACTCCCTGGCGATGCAGCGCCTTAAAGAGGCGGCGGAGAAGGCCAAAATCGAGCTGTCATCCAGTCAGCAAACTGAGGTGAACCTGCCTTACATCACCGCAGACAGCACCGGTCCCAAGCACTTGGTGGTGAAAATGAGCCGCGCCAAGCTGGAGTCGCTGGTGGAAGAGCTGGTAACCCGCTCGTTGGAGCCGATGAAAATCGCCCTGGACGATGCCGGCCTGTCATCCAGCGAAGTGGACGAGGTGATCCTGGTAGGCGGTCAGACCCGCATGCCGATGGTGCAAAGCAAAGTGGCGGAGTTCTTCGGTAAAGATCCCCGCAAAGACGTCAACCCCGACGAAGCGGTAGCTATGGGCGCAGCGATTCAAGGCGCGGTATTGGCCGGTGACGTCAAAGACGTACTGCTGCTGGACGTGACGCCGCTGACCCTGGGTATCGAAACCATGGGTGGTGTCGCTACGCCGCTGATCGAGAAAAACACCACGATTCCTACCAAGAAATCTCAGGTGTTCTCGACCGCTGAAGACAACCAGACCGCGGTGACCATCCACGTGGTTCAGGGTGAACGCAAGCAGGCGGCGGCCAACAAGTCACTGGGTCGTTTCGACCTGGCGGATATCCCGCCGGCGCCCCGGGGTCTGCCGCAGATCGAGGTGACCTTCGATATCGACGCCAACGGTATTCTGCACGTGTCGGCCAAAGACAAGGCCACTGGCAAAGAGCAGTCCATCCGCATCACCGCCTCCAGCGGTTTGAATGAGGATGAGATCGAAAAAATGGTTCAGGACGCTGAAGCCAACGCCGAAGCGGACAAGAAGTTCGAGGCTCTGGTGACCGCCCGCAACACGGCGGAAGGTCTGGCCAATGCCACCCGCAAAACGCTGGAAGAGGCGGGCGACAAGGCCACCGACGACGAGAAGTCTGCCATTGAGGCGGCGCTGACCGAAGTTGACGAAGCCATCAAGGGTGATGACGTCGACGCCATCGAGGCGGCGACCCAGAAACTCACCGAGGCGTCCGGCGGCCTGGCACAGAAGATGTATGCTGAGCAGGCGGCCCAGGCCGAAGGCGAGGGTGGCGAGCAGCCGGAAGGCGGCGCCAGCAACGCCGGTGACGATGTCGTTGACGCTGAGTTTGAGGAAGTCAAAGACGACGACAAGAAGTAA
- the grpE gene encoding nucleotide exchange factor GrpE, producing MADEQQKDATPEQPAPGGDEQATAENLQGESAQAAPESGEGASLEQQLEAAKQEAADAKEQALRAVAESQNVRRRAEKDAESARKFALERFAGDLLEVADNLDRALAAADDSDEALKPILEGVELTRKTLIDALNRHNVEQIDPVGEPFDPQFHEAMAMVPNPDVEPNTVIEVMQRGYTLNGRLLRAAMVVVAKAPQ from the coding sequence GTGGCAGACGAGCAACAAAAAGACGCAACGCCCGAGCAGCCGGCGCCTGGGGGCGATGAGCAGGCTACTGCTGAGAACCTTCAAGGGGAGTCTGCCCAGGCGGCACCTGAGTCGGGAGAGGGCGCTAGCCTGGAGCAGCAGCTGGAAGCGGCCAAGCAGGAAGCCGCCGATGCAAAAGAACAGGCTCTGCGCGCCGTCGCCGAGTCCCAAAATGTGCGCCGCCGGGCGGAGAAAGACGCCGAAAGCGCGCGCAAGTTTGCCTTGGAGCGCTTTGCCGGCGACCTGCTGGAAGTGGCCGACAACCTGGATCGCGCGCTGGCTGCGGCGGATGACAGCGATGAAGCCCTAAAGCCGATCCTGGAAGGGGTGGAGCTGACCCGCAAAACCCTGATCGATGCGCTGAATCGCCACAATGTCGAGCAGATCGACCCGGTGGGTGAGCCCTTCGATCCCCAGTTCCACGAGGCCATGGCGATGGTGCCCAACCCCGATGTGGAGCCCAACACAGTGATCGAGGTCATGCAGCGCGGTTACACGCTGAACGGTCGGTTGCTGCGGGCCGCGATGGTGGTGGTGGCTAAAGCGCCGCAATAG